Proteins from a genomic interval of Sulfurimonas sp. HSL3-2:
- the galE gene encoding UDP-glucose 4-epimerase GalE, producing the protein MNILITGGAGYIGSHVVKELLEVSKHNITIVDNLSTGSAETLETLRSMGEFQFRGLDLKEFDKVAQLFSENSFDIIMHFAASIVVPESVENPLKYYMDNTVNTINLIKCAIDNDVKRFIFSSSAAVYGEPKSLPANGVDENYVTDPINPYGMSKLMSERILQDTAKAYPQFKYIIFRYFNVAGADIHYENERLRPRIGQKFPDATHLIKIASECAAGKRDKMEIFGNDFNTVDGTGVRDYIHVDDLADAHVKAIDYLQQHDSDIFNIGYSKGYSVKEVIDTMKKVTSTDFKVEYTTHREGDPATLISDNTKIKTKMKWTPKYDSLGLICQSAYEWEKRF; encoded by the coding sequence ATGAATATATTAATAACCGGCGGAGCCGGATATATAGGTTCTCATGTAGTAAAAGAACTTTTAGAAGTATCAAAACATAATATTACGATAGTAGACAATCTAAGTACTGGGAGTGCAGAAACCCTTGAGACTTTAAGGTCTATGGGTGAGTTTCAGTTCAGAGGTCTGGATCTAAAAGAGTTCGATAAAGTAGCTCAGCTTTTTAGTGAAAACAGTTTTGACATCATTATGCATTTTGCGGCAAGTATCGTCGTTCCTGAGTCGGTAGAGAATCCTTTGAAATACTATATGGACAACACGGTAAACACAATAAACCTTATAAAATGTGCAATAGACAATGATGTCAAAAGATTTATTTTTTCCAGCTCGGCAGCGGTTTACGGTGAACCAAAAAGCTTACCTGCAAACGGCGTAGACGAGAACTATGTGACAGACCCTATCAATCCATACGGCATGAGTAAACTGATGAGTGAAAGGATCCTGCAAGATACTGCAAAAGCTTATCCTCAATTTAAATATATCATCTTCAGGTATTTCAATGTCGCAGGTGCAGATATCCATTATGAAAACGAAAGACTTCGTCCAAGGATCGGACAAAAATTCCCTGATGCGACGCATCTCATAAAAATAGCTTCTGAGTGTGCTGCCGGTAAACGCGATAAGATGGAAATATTTGGAAATGACTTCAATACGGTCGACGGCACAGGAGTCAGAGACTATATACATGTCGATGATTTGGCAGATGCCCATGTCAAAGCGATAGACTACTTACAACAGCATGACAGCGATATCTTCAATATCGGATACAGTAAAGGATACTCGGTCAAAGAGGTGATCGATACTATGAAAAAAGTTACATCCACGGACTTTAAGGTAGAGTATACGACTCACAGGGAGGGTGACCCTGCAACACTGATATCTGACAATACAAAAATAAAGACAAAGATGAAATGGACTCCTAAATATGACAGCCTCGGACTTATATGCCAAAGTGCTTATGAATGGGAAAAACGATTTTAG
- a CDS encoding LegC family aminotransferase, producing MNNIVEFVQDTYKTKEFIPLHEPRFTGNEKKYLNECIDSTFVSSVGKFVDEFEKKIADFTGAKYAIATTNGTSALHISLLLADVQKDDEVITQPLTFIATCNAISYCNAKPVFVDVDLDTLGLSPSSLEKFLDENCEIKESRCINKTTGKTIKACVPMHTFGHPCRIDEIKDICEKWHIVLVEDAAESLGSYYKGRHTGTFAKLAAISFNGNKIITSGGGGCIITDDEELAKKAKHITTTAKVPHRWEYTHDMIGYNYRLPNLNAALLVAQLEQLELFLQNKRELAKEYEEFFTNIADITFIKEPQQSRSNYWLHAVLLKDRADRDEFLKFTNDNGVMTRPIWTLMNRLEMFKECQCTDLTNSIYLEDRVVNIPSSVRI from the coding sequence ATGAATAATATAGTCGAGTTTGTTCAAGATACTTATAAAACAAAAGAGTTCATACCTTTGCATGAACCGAGATTTACGGGCAATGAAAAGAAATATCTGAATGAATGTATCGACAGTACTTTTGTCTCATCTGTCGGAAAATTTGTAGATGAATTTGAAAAAAAGATCGCTGATTTTACAGGCGCAAAATATGCCATAGCTACAACAAATGGGACAAGTGCTTTACATATTTCGCTACTACTTGCAGATGTGCAAAAAGATGATGAGGTAATAACTCAGCCCTTGACGTTCATCGCTACATGTAACGCTATAAGTTACTGCAATGCAAAACCGGTCTTTGTCGATGTAGATCTCGATACGCTTGGACTTTCTCCGTCATCATTAGAGAAGTTCTTAGATGAGAACTGCGAGATAAAAGAGAGTCGATGTATAAATAAAACTACAGGAAAAACTATAAAAGCCTGTGTACCGATGCACACTTTTGGACATCCGTGCAGAATCGATGAAATAAAAGATATCTGTGAGAAATGGCATATAGTTTTAGTCGAAGACGCAGCAGAGAGTCTTGGCAGTTATTATAAAGGCAGGCATACGGGGACTTTCGCAAAGTTGGCTGCTATCAGTTTTAACGGAAATAAGATCATCACTTCAGGCGGCGGCGGCTGTATCATCACAGATGATGAGGAACTGGCAAAAAAAGCCAAACATATAACGACGACTGCAAAGGTACCGCATAGATGGGAGTACACGCACGATATGATAGGCTACAACTATCGTCTGCCGAATCTCAATGCCGCACTTCTTGTAGCACAACTCGAACAACTGGAACTGTTTTTACAAAACAAAAGAGAACTTGCAAAAGAGTATGAAGAGTTTTTTACCAATATAGCCGATATAACATTTATAAAAGAACCACAACAGAGTAGGTCAAACTATTGGTTACATGCGGTCTTGTTAAAAGACAGAGCAGATAGGGACGAGTTTTTGAAGTTCACTAATGATAACGGTGTAATGACAAGACCTATCTGGACATTGATGAACAGACTTGAGATGTTTAAAGAGTGTCAATGTACAGACCTTACAAACTCTATCTACCTTGAAGACAGAGTCGTCAATATCCCAAGTTCGGTGAGAATATAG
- the pseB gene encoding UDP-N-acetylglucosamine 4,6-dehydratase (inverting): MFNNKNILITGGTGSFGKKYTQVILSKYKPNKIIIYSRDELKQYEMAQSFNDKCMRYFIGDVRDGQRLNEAMDGVDYVIHAAALKHVPVAEYNPMECIKTNIDGAQNVIQASIKNNVKKVIALSTDKAANPINLYGATKLASDKLFVAANNMVGKRETRFSVVRYGNVTGSRGSVIPFFKKLIKEGATELPITDDKMTRFLITLEDGVNFVLKNFERMYGGEIFIPKIPSMKMTDLATAMAPNLPHKIIGIRPGEKLHEIMCPADDSHLTLEFDDHFVIKPTIQFNHVCDFSVNNIGEKGVPVQQGFEYNSGNNTEWLTNEQFLDMIKEI, encoded by the coding sequence ATGTTTAACAATAAAAATATACTGATAACAGGTGGAACAGGAAGTTTCGGTAAAAAGTATACACAGGTTATATTGTCTAAATATAAGCCGAATAAAATCATTATATATTCAAGAGATGAATTAAAACAATATGAGATGGCACAGTCTTTTAACGATAAATGCATGAGATATTTTATCGGTGATGTTAGAGACGGACAAAGGCTGAATGAAGCTATGGACGGCGTTGATTATGTTATACATGCCGCAGCACTGAAACATGTTCCCGTAGCAGAGTATAACCCTATGGAGTGTATTAAGACAAATATCGACGGCGCTCAAAATGTCATACAGGCGTCTATTAAGAACAATGTCAAAAAGGTCATAGCCCTTTCAACGGATAAAGCTGCAAATCCGATCAACTTATATGGTGCAACAAAACTGGCTTCTGATAAGCTCTTTGTCGCTGCAAATAATATGGTCGGTAAAAGAGAGACACGTTTTTCCGTCGTTCGATACGGTAACGTCACAGGTTCAAGAGGTTCTGTGATCCCATTTTTCAAAAAACTTATAAAAGAGGGAGCTACTGAGCTTCCGATAACAGATGATAAAATGACAAGATTTCTTATTACATTGGAAGACGGTGTTAATTTTGTATTGAAAAACTTTGAAAGAATGTACGGCGGGGAGATCTTTATACCAAAGATCCCTTCTATGAAGATGACGGACCTTGCGACAGCAATGGCACCAAATCTTCCTCATAAGATCATCGGTATCAGACCCGGCGAAAAGCTTCATGAGATCATGTGCCCGGCAGACGACAGTCATCTGACGTTAGAGTTTGACGATCATTTTGTTATCAAACCGACTATACAGTTTAATCACGTATGTGATTTTTCTGTCAACAATATAGGTGAAAAAGGCGTGCCAGTACAACAGGGATTCGAATACAATTCCGGCAACAACACAGAGTGGCTTACTAACGAACAGTTTTTAGATATGATCAAAGAGATATAA
- the mqnE gene encoding aminofutalosine synthase MqnE — translation MSRISFDEALKMYDMDFFDLAQMADEKRQELHGKKTYFNINRHINPTNVCKDVCKFCAYSASRKNPNQYTMTHDEIMDIVKDIDSRGIKEVHIVSAHNPNTGLEWYLEVFKKIKTAYPHLHVKALTAAEVHFLAEEYNKSYDEILDLMVENGVDSMPGGGAEIFDEKVRDYICKGKVTSDQWLEIHKKWHQRGKKSNVTMLFGHVENREHRIDHMMRIRDLQDETGGFNCFIPLVYQTENNFLNVKKDITANEILRTMAISRLVLDNVPNLKAYWVTSTVNLALIAQEFGANDLDGTIEKESINSAAGAKSANGMELNEFVQLIKNSGFTPVERDSIYNEIKVW, via the coding sequence ATGAGTAGAATCTCTTTTGACGAAGCACTGAAGATGTATGATATGGACTTTTTTGATCTGGCACAGATGGCTGATGAAAAGAGACAGGAACTGCACGGCAAAAAAACATATTTCAATATTAACCGCCATATAAATCCTACCAATGTGTGTAAGGATGTGTGTAAGTTCTGTGCATACAGCGCAAGCCGCAAAAACCCAAACCAGTACACTATGACGCATGACGAGATCATGGATATCGTAAAAGATATCGACTCAAGAGGCATCAAAGAGGTGCATATCGTCTCTGCTCACAACCCGAATACGGGACTTGAGTGGTACCTAGAGGTGTTTAAAAAGATAAAGACAGCTTATCCTCACTTACATGTAAAGGCTCTTACCGCTGCCGAGGTTCATTTTTTAGCTGAAGAGTACAACAAGAGTTATGATGAGATCTTGGACCTTATGGTAGAAAACGGCGTTGACTCTATGCCGGGCGGTGGGGCAGAGATATTTGACGAGAAGGTGAGAGACTATATCTGTAAGGGTAAAGTCACATCGGATCAGTGGCTGGAGATCCACAAAAAATGGCATCAAAGAGGCAAAAAAAGCAATGTCACTATGCTTTTTGGACATGTGGAAAACCGCGAGCACCGCATTGACCATATGATGCGTATCCGTGATCTGCAGGATGAAACGGGTGGATTCAACTGTTTTATTCCGCTCGTGTATCAGACGGAAAACAACTTCTTAAACGTCAAAAAAGATATCACGGCAAATGAGATACTCCGTACTATGGCGATCAGCCGTTTAGTGTTGGATAACGTACCAAATCTAAAAGCTTACTGGGTGACATCTACGGTAAATCTGGCTCTTATCGCACAGGAATTCGGTGCAAACGATCTTGACGGTACGATAGAAAAAGAGTCCATAAACTCGGCTGCAGGTGCAAAGAGTGCTAACGGTATGGAGCTCAATGAGTTTGTACAGCTTATTAAAAACAGCGGATTTACGCCTGTAGAGCGCGACAGTATCTACAATGAGATCAAAGTCTGGTGA
- a CDS encoding MBOAT family O-acyltransferase, with amino-acid sequence MLFNSYEFIFFFLPFTFFVYFYLLQKRLTVGARGFIVFASLFFYSWWNVVYLPLILSSMLFNYVIGNSLNENFSKAKVGKKTLLIFGIISNLALLGYFKYSDFFIQNVNLAFESSISLLHLALPLAISFFTFQQIAYLVDSYRGETKEYDFLNYALFVTFFPQLIAGPIVHHSEMMPQFASRWNLAKNYKNIATGLFIFSIGLFKKVVIADTFSVWATNGFDHAVTLNMLEAWVTSLSYTFQLYFDFSGYTDMAIGAALLFNIKLPINFNSPYKATSIQDFWRRWHITLSRFLKDYIYIPLGGNRKGNFRTYTNLMATFILGGIWHGAGWTFVFWGFLHGIALVINHIWRSIGLKLPTIFAWFITFNFINIAWVFFRAKEWNDAIKVLSGMMGFNNIVLPTFLVNQLYFLKNYHVEFGGFLVNIKGDLSMFIWLIAGFVLILFFKNSNESINLFKPSIKISLITAFLLVFSVLSLTKASEFLYFNF; translated from the coding sequence ATGCTGTTTAACTCATACGAATTTATATTTTTCTTCTTACCATTTACTTTTTTTGTATATTTTTATCTACTCCAGAAACGTTTAACAGTAGGTGCGAGAGGATTCATAGTATTCGCATCACTATTTTTTTATTCTTGGTGGAACGTAGTCTATCTTCCACTTATACTCTCATCTATGCTTTTTAACTATGTCATAGGGAACAGTTTAAACGAGAATTTTTCAAAAGCAAAAGTCGGTAAAAAAACGCTTCTTATCTTTGGAATAATCTCGAATCTCGCATTGCTCGGATACTTTAAATACAGCGACTTTTTTATACAAAACGTAAACTTGGCATTTGAGAGTTCCATATCACTTTTACATCTAGCTCTTCCACTTGCCATCAGCTTTTTTACTTTTCAACAGATCGCATATCTTGTTGACAGCTATAGAGGTGAGACCAAAGAGTATGACTTTTTAAACTATGCACTATTTGTGACTTTCTTTCCTCAACTAATCGCCGGACCTATCGTACATCATTCGGAGATGATGCCTCAGTTTGCGAGTAGATGGAACTTAGCAAAAAACTACAAAAATATAGCAACCGGACTTTTTATATTTTCCATAGGATTATTTAAAAAAGTGGTCATCGCAGATACTTTTTCCGTATGGGCGACAAACGGATTTGATCATGCTGTTACACTAAACATGCTTGAAGCCTGGGTAACCTCACTTTCTTATACATTCCAACTTTACTTTGACTTTAGCGGATATACGGATATGGCCATAGGTGCAGCACTTTTATTTAACATAAAACTGCCGATCAACTTTAACTCCCCTTATAAAGCTACCAGTATTCAGGACTTTTGGAGGAGATGGCATATCACGCTTTCAAGATTTTTAAAAGACTACATCTATATCCCTCTTGGCGGAAATAGAAAAGGAAACTTTAGAACATATACAAATCTGATGGCTACGTTCATACTAGGCGGTATCTGGCATGGTGCGGGATGGACATTTGTTTTTTGGGGATTTTTACACGGTATTGCATTAGTTATCAACCATATCTGGAGGTCTATAGGACTTAAACTACCGACTATATTTGCATGGTTTATCACTTTTAACTTTATCAACATCGCTTGGGTCTTCTTTCGTGCCAAAGAATGGAATGATGCTATTAAAGTCTTGAGTGGGATGATGGGATTTAATAATATAGTCTTGCCAACATTTTTAGTAAATCAACTATACTTTTTAAAAAATTATCATGTTGAATTTGGAGGATTTTTAGTCAACATAAAAGGGGATCTTTCTATGTTCATTTGGTTGATTGCTGGTTTTGTTTTAATTTTATTTTTTAAAAATTCAAACGAATCTATAAATCTTTTTAAACCAAGCATAAAAATATCTTTAATAACAGCTTTTTTATTAGTGTTTAGTGTACTATCTCTCACAAAAGCAAGTGAGTTTTTGTATTTTAATTTTTAG
- a CDS encoding glycosyltransferase family A protein, which yields MNISVVIPTYNRYEVLKRALNSVYAQTHQPTEVIVIDDGSTDSTSQILQDFPSIIYRYQENRGVSSARNLGISLCTNEWIAFLDSDDEWHEEKLALQISLHVSDDSLKFSYTDERWIRGNKEVNIPKKFHKHSGDIFVQCLSHCIIAPSSVVIHKSIFDDIGVFDESLEVCEDYDLWLRLTCRYKVGLVDKALTIKHGGDDDQLSTKHWGMDRFRVQALEKLLALHPQGTSHVREAEVKEMLIKKYTLLLQGAKKHQKQENIRAYEASLRKLGVAD from the coding sequence GTGAACATCTCCGTTGTCATCCCTACGTATAACCGCTACGAAGTCTTAAAAAGAGCGTTAAACTCAGTTTACGCTCAAACACATCAACCGACAGAAGTCATCGTCATAGACGACGGTTCGACTGACTCAACCTCACAAATACTACAAGATTTTCCATCCATAATTTACCGCTATCAAGAAAACAGAGGTGTATCGTCTGCCAGAAATCTCGGCATCTCTCTTTGTACAAACGAATGGATAGCGTTTTTGGACTCAGACGATGAGTGGCATGAAGAGAAACTTGCATTACAGATAAGCTTACATGTAAGCGATGACAGTTTGAAGTTTTCCTATACCGATGAACGCTGGATACGCGGTAATAAAGAGGTAAATATCCCAAAAAAGTTTCATAAACATAGCGGAGATATCTTTGTACAATGCCTCTCTCACTGCATCATCGCTCCATCTTCGGTAGTTATCCATAAAAGTATATTTGACGATATCGGAGTGTTTGACGAGAGTTTAGAAGTCTGTGAGGATTATGACCTCTGGCTTAGGCTTACATGTAGGTATAAAGTGGGACTTGTAGATAAAGCATTGACCATAAAACATGGAGGCGATGATGACCAGCTCTCGACAAAACACTGGGGTATGGACCGGTTTCGGGTACAAGCGTTAGAGAAACTTCTTGCTTTACACCCACAGGGCACTTCGCATGTAAGAGAGGCTGAGGTCAAAGAGATGCTTATTAAGAAGTACACTCTATTGCTTCAAGGTGCAAAAAAACATCAAAAACAGGAAAATATAAGAGCTTATGAAGCGTCTCTTAGAAAGTTAGGCGTAGCGGATTAA
- the pseC gene encoding UDP-4-amino-4,6-dideoxy-N-acetyl-beta-L-altrosamine transaminase produces MNFIPYGKQFIQQDDIDAVVETLQSDFLTTGPKVKEFEDTLSSYCGAKYVVAVSNGTAALHLASLVLLNKGDKVLTTVNSFLATSNSILYVDAKPLFIDIAQDGNIDLDLCEEELKKDRSIKAIYAVAFSGNMIDQERLKYLKETYGVVILEDCAHAIGAEYNGIKAGSCTNSDCSIFSFHPVKHLTTAEGGAITTNSKEIYERLLMLRAHGMLKTPEMKPWEYEMRELGFNYRITDVQCALGISQLKKLPKFIDRRVQIAKNYDEAFKDTVVRPLYTYDGRSSYHLYVVKVDFSKLNISKADLFNKMRENSIGLQLHYIPINKQPYYRSLGYGEEHTPVMDNYYEECFSLPIYSLLSDAEQTYVIKKLFEILNG; encoded by the coding sequence ATGAATTTTATACCTTACGGTAAACAGTTTATACAGCAAGATGATATCGATGCTGTTGTAGAGACTCTGCAGTCAGATTTCTTGACGACGGGACCGAAAGTAAAAGAGTTCGAAGATACATTGAGCTCTTACTGCGGTGCAAAATATGTCGTAGCGGTCTCAAACGGGACAGCTGCTTTACACTTGGCCTCTTTGGTCTTATTAAACAAAGGTGACAAAGTCCTCACCACCGTCAACTCCTTTTTAGCTACTTCAAACTCTATCCTTTATGTCGATGCAAAACCTCTTTTTATAGATATAGCGCAAGACGGAAATATAGATTTAGATCTCTGCGAAGAGGAACTGAAAAAAGACAGGTCCATAAAAGCTATCTATGCAGTCGCTTTCTCGGGAAATATGATCGATCAGGAAAGATTGAAATATTTAAAAGAGACGTACGGTGTGGTAATACTTGAAGATTGTGCACATGCAATCGGTGCAGAGTATAACGGCATTAAAGCCGGAAGCTGTACAAACTCAGACTGCTCGATCTTCTCTTTTCATCCGGTAAAACATCTTACGACTGCCGAAGGCGGTGCTATTACGACAAACTCTAAAGAGATATATGAAAGGCTCTTGATGTTAAGAGCCCACGGTATGCTTAAGACACCGGAAATGAAGCCGTGGGAATACGAGATGAGAGAGTTGGGATTTAACTACAGGATTACCGATGTTCAATGCGCACTAGGTATATCTCAGTTAAAGAAACTGCCAAAGTTTATCGACAGAAGAGTTCAGATCGCCAAAAACTACGATGAGGCGTTTAAAGACACTGTCGTAAGACCGCTTTATACCTATGATGGAAGGTCATCGTATCATCTTTATGTAGTCAAAGTCGATTTTTCTAAATTAAACATCTCTAAAGCAGACCTCTTTAATAAGATGCGAGAAAACAGCATCGGCCTACAACTGCATTATATCCCTATCAATAAACAGCCATATTATAGATCGCTGGGATATGGAGAAGAACATACACCGGTTATGGACAACTATTACGAAGAGTGCTTTTCACTTCCTATCTATTCTCTTTTAAGCGATGCTGAACAGACATACGTCATAAAAAAACTTTTTGAGATACTCAATGGGTAA
- a CDS encoding NeuD/PglB/VioB family sugar acetyltransferase encodes MEKIILIGGGGHCKSCIDVIEQEGRFQIAGIIDKAQPIGTKVLGYEVIGSDDDLSEFAQTYRFALIAVGQIRSSDVRVRLFELAKNAGFELPIVISPRAYVSKHAQVKEGTIIMHDVLVNADANIGKNCIINSKALVEHDAIVEDNCHISTGAIINGGTVVRSNTFYGSNATSKEYVEASGFVKAGSVLK; translated from the coding sequence ATGGAAAAGATTATTCTTATCGGCGGCGGCGGTCATTGTAAATCCTGCATCGATGTGATCGAACAGGAAGGCAGATTCCAGATCGCAGGTATAATCGATAAGGCTCAACCAATAGGGACAAAAGTCTTAGGTTATGAAGTCATAGGCAGTGATGACGATCTAAGCGAATTTGCACAAACATATAGATTCGCGCTTATTGCGGTCGGACAGATCAGATCTTCAGATGTAAGAGTGAGACTCTTTGAGCTGGCAAAAAATGCAGGGTTTGAACTGCCTATAGTCATCTCTCCAAGAGCTTATGTATCAAAACATGCTCAAGTAAAAGAGGGTACGATAATCATGCATGACGTTCTGGTAAATGCTGATGCAAACATAGGCAAGAACTGTATCATAAACTCAAAAGCTCTTGTAGAACATGATGCGATCGTAGAAGATAACTGCCATATATCCACCGGTGCGATCATCAATGGGGGAACAGTAGTAAGATCAAATACATTTTACGGAAGCAATGCTACTTCGAAAGAGTATGTAGAGGCATCTGGTTTCGTAAAAGCCGGAAGTGTGTTAAAATGA
- the pseF gene encoding pseudaminic acid cytidylyltransferase: MGKDAIAIIPARGGSKRIPKKNIKDFFGKPLIAYSIEAALESDLFEKVIVTTDDEEIAEIAREHGAQVPFIRPKELSDDFTGTKDVIDHAVQYLEERGEHYKYICTIYATAPLLQKEYLIQGYEKLKNSDALNAFSAATMPFPIQRTFKLDQNGRCEMFTPEHYMTRSQDLEEAYQDAGQFYWTKRDQKSDKIMFGSDSIPIIIPRYLVQDIDTLEDWKRAEFMYEAIQNSKK; encoded by the coding sequence ATGGGTAAAGATGCGATCGCTATCATCCCGGCTCGAGGCGGAAGCAAAAGGATACCAAAGAAGAACATCAAGGATTTTTTTGGAAAACCTTTGATAGCTTACTCCATAGAAGCAGCACTAGAGTCAGATCTTTTTGAGAAAGTGATAGTAACGACGGATGATGAGGAGATCGCAGAAATCGCAAGAGAACATGGTGCACAAGTTCCATTCATCAGACCAAAAGAGCTCTCAGACGACTTTACAGGTACAAAAGACGTGATAGATCACGCAGTTCAATACCTTGAAGAACGAGGCGAACATTATAAGTACATCTGTACCATCTATGCGACAGCTCCATTGCTTCAAAAAGAGTACCTGATCCAAGGGTATGAAAAACTGAAAAACAGTGATGCCCTCAACGCTTTTAGTGCAGCGACTATGCCTTTTCCTATTCAAAGGACATTTAAACTGGATCAAAACGGAAGATGTGAGATGTTTACACCTGAACATTATATGACAAGAAGCCAGGATCTTGAAGAAGCGTATCAAGATGCTGGACAGTTCTATTGGACAAAGAGAGATCAAAAATCCGATAAGATAATGTTTGGAAGTGACAGTATCCCGATAATAATCCCTCGATATTTGGTTCAGGATATAGATACATTAGAAGATTGGAAACGAGCCGAATTCATGTATGAAGCGATACAAAACTCCAAAAAATAG
- a CDS encoding UDP-N-acetylglucosamine 4,6-dehydratase codes for MNKILKLIGRDKELFIDDISNYEKELSQKVSTSSFLVIGGAGSIGQAVTKEIFKRNPKKLHVVDISENNMVELVRDIRSSFGYIDGDFQTFALDIGSIEYDAFIKADGKYDYVLNLSALKHVRSEKDPFTLMRMIDVNVFNTDKTLRQSIENGTKKYFCVSTDKAANPVNMMGASKRIMEMFVMRKSQQIDVSMARFANVAFSDGSLLHGFNQRIQKQQPIVAPNDIKRYFVTPKESGELCLMSCIFGENRDIFFPKLSENLHLITFAEIAVKYLQDLGYEPYLCKNEEEARELAKTLPSLGKWPCLFTSSDTTGEKDFEEFFTDRETLDMERFENLGVIKNEALFDERLLNEFETTIKMYKTNLSWTKEQIVTLFFKMIPGFGHKETGKYLDGKM; via the coding sequence TTGAATAAAATACTAAAACTAATCGGAAGAGATAAAGAGCTTTTTATTGATGATATCAGCAATTATGAAAAAGAGCTTTCACAAAAAGTGTCTACTTCCTCTTTTTTAGTCATAGGCGGCGCAGGCAGCATTGGGCAGGCTGTGACAAAAGAGATATTTAAACGCAATCCTAAAAAACTTCATGTCGTAGATATATCTGAAAACAATATGGTCGAACTTGTACGTGATATAAGAAGCTCTTTTGGCTATATAGACGGCGACTTTCAGACTTTTGCACTCGATATCGGGAGCATAGAGTATGATGCTTTTATAAAGGCTGACGGTAAATATGATTATGTCTTAAACCTATCGGCACTCAAACATGTAAGAAGCGAAAAAGATCCTTTCACATTGATGCGTATGATCGATGTCAATGTCTTTAATACAGACAAGACACTAAGACAGTCGATTGAGAACGGGACTAAAAAATACTTTTGTGTCAGTACGGATAAAGCTGCAAACCCAGTAAATATGATGGGTGCAAGCAAAAGGATCATGGAGATGTTCGTGATGAGGAAGTCACAACAGATAGATGTATCCATGGCACGATTTGCTAACGTCGCTTTTAGCGACGGTTCACTTCTTCACGGATTTAACCAAAGGATCCAAAAACAGCAGCCGATTGTCGCACCAAATGATATCAAAAGATATTTTGTAACGCCGAAGGAAAGCGGTGAACTTTGTCTGATGAGCTGCATATTCGGTGAGAACAGAGATATATTCTTTCCAAAACTCAGTGAGAACCTGCATCTGATCACTTTTGCCGAGATCGCTGTAAAATATTTGCAGGACTTAGGGTATGAACCCTACTTATGCAAAAATGAAGAGGAAGCAAGAGAGTTGGCCAAGACACTGCCTTCACTTGGTAAATGGCCTTGTCTGTTCACTTCAAGTGACACGACAGGCGAGAAAGACTTTGAGGAGTTTTTTACAGACAGAGAGACCCTGGACATGGAGCGCTTTGAAAATCTCGGTGTTATCAAAAATGAAGCTCTTTTTGATGAAAGACTTTTGAATGAATTTGAAACAACGATAAAAATGTATAAGACAAATCTATCGTGGACAAAAGAGCAGATCGTCACTTTATTTTTTAAGATGATTCCGGGTTTTGGACATAAAGAAACAGGTAAATATTTAGATGGAAAGATGTGA